One part of the Halopenitus persicus genome encodes these proteins:
- a CDS encoding RidA family protein: MRQIETSEVAPSSAPLSQAIVEGDLVFASGQIPREPDGTIITGDIKEQTAQVMENLSSILEESGSSLDNVIKSTVFLTDTEHFDGFNDMYAKYMNEPYPARSAFIVASLARTEIDVEVEVIAKIDE, encoded by the coding sequence ATGAGACAGATCGAAACTAGTGAAGTTGCCCCTAGTAGCGCCCCCCTGTCACAAGCGATTGTGGAAGGAGATCTCGTATTCGCATCGGGCCAGATCCCAAGAGAACCGGATGGCACGATTATTACGGGAGACATTAAGGAACAAACCGCACAAGTTATGGAAAATCTATCTTCGATCCTCGAGGAGTCTGGTTCTTCACTTGATAATGTTATAAAATCAACCGTATTCCTTACCGATACAGAACATTTTGACGGTTTTAACGATATGTATGCCAAATATATGAATGAACCGTATCCGGCACGAAGTGCATTTATTGTCGCCTCCCTCGCTCGAACGGAGATAGACGTTGAGGTAGAAGTCATCGCCAAAATCGACGAATAA
- a CDS encoding ABC transporter ATP-binding protein: protein MGLRQPEKAFVDENPTTPEKADGYIKLTDLSKTFDDGEIIACDNINLNISKNDFVVFLGPSGCGKTTTLRMIAGLETPNSGSIRIDGDDVTNLKPKDRNLAFVFQNITLYPHKTVRANMRFGLDMMTDLSKKEKNDRVEDAAEMLGIEEMLDRKPNALSGGQQQRVSIGRAMVMEPAAFLLDEPFSALDANLRDQMQTEIKKLQQRLEIAMIFVTHDQEEAMTLGDKIVIMDDGYIQQVGSAYEIYNEPANQFVAEFIGSPSTNIIESTLEVQDDSLYVSNDLFSLNIPQRNTEVDVKDGETVSLGIRPEFFDLNSGSKLFTADISVIEPNGANDTVYLEASEYDLNALVDQGEVTDVGESVTVDIDPSKVWLFDRQGERLI, encoded by the coding sequence ATGGGTCTTCGACAACCGGAAAAAGCGTTTGTTGATGAAAATCCTACCACGCCCGAAAAGGCCGATGGTTATATCAAATTGACCGATCTCTCGAAAACATTCGATGACGGGGAGATAATCGCCTGTGACAATATTAACCTGAATATCTCGAAGAATGATTTTGTAGTATTTCTCGGGCCATCTGGGTGTGGGAAAACAACGACACTGCGTATGATCGCTGGTTTGGAAACGCCAAATTCGGGATCAATTCGTATTGATGGGGACGACGTAACAAATTTAAAACCCAAAGACAGGAATCTCGCTTTTGTCTTCCAAAATATCACACTATATCCACACAAAACAGTTCGTGCGAATATGCGATTCGGTCTGGATATGATGACCGATCTTTCGAAAAAAGAAAAGAATGATCGTGTGGAAGACGCCGCTGAAATGCTTGGTATCGAGGAGATGCTTGATAGAAAACCGAATGCACTTTCGGGCGGTCAACAGCAGCGCGTTAGCATTGGTCGGGCGATGGTGATGGAACCGGCCGCATTCTTACTTGATGAACCGTTCTCGGCGCTTGATGCTAATCTTCGAGATCAGATGCAGACCGAGATCAAGAAATTACAACAGCGGCTCGAGATAGCTATGATCTTTGTCACTCACGATCAGGAAGAAGCGATGACACTAGGTGATAAGATTGTAATTATGGATGATGGATATATTCAGCAAGTGGGATCGGCATATGAGATTTATAACGAGCCTGCGAATCAATTCGTAGCTGAATTTATCGGATCGCCTTCAACCAATATTATCGAATCGACACTTGAGGTTCAGGACGACAGTCTATATGTCTCGAACGACCTGTTTTCACTCAATATCCCGCAGAGGAACACCGAAGTCGATGTCAAGGATGGAGAAACGGTGTCCCTCGGAATACGTCCGGAATTCTTCGACCTGAATAGTGGTTCCAAGTTGTTCACCGCAGACATCTCCGTAATTGAACCCAATGGAGCGAATGATACAGTCTATCTAGAAGCTAGTGAATATGATCTCAACGCATTGGTAGATCAAGGTGAAGTTACTGATGTGGGAGAGAGCGTAACTGTGGACATTGACCCATCTAAGGTCTGGCTATTCGATAGGCAGGGCGAACGTTTGATCTGA